A region from the Lolium perenne isolate Kyuss_39 chromosome 4, Kyuss_2.0, whole genome shotgun sequence genome encodes:
- the LOC127294089 gene encoding dirigent protein 21, translated as MASKHSMQLILPALVFLALVSAVVPATTHLRFYMHDIVTADASSPATAVRVVRGVAPLPNDPTNRFGDMYAIDDALTEAPGASSPVVGRAQGYYLFASRTDAALLLSANMVFTAGKHNGSAVAVFARDAILDTVRELPVVGGSGAFRGATGYGLLRTHTFNATSNNAVLQIDMYLDV; from the coding sequence ATGGCCAGCAAGCACAGCATGCAGCTGATCCTACCGGCACTGGTCTTTCTCGCGCTCGTCTCCGCCGTGGTTCCGGCCACGACGCACCTCCGGTTCTACATGCACGACATCGTGACGGCGGACGCGTCGAGCCCGGCGACGGCGGTGCGCGTCGTCAGGGGCGTGGCACCGCTGCCCAACGACCCCACCAACCGCTTCGGCGACATGTACGCAATCGACGACGCCCTGACGGAGGCGCCCGGCGCGTCGTCGCCGGTTGTCGGGCGGGCGCAGGGGTACTACCTCTTCGCGTCGCGCACTGACGCTGCCCTGCTGCTCAGCGCTAACATGGTGTTCACGGCGGGGAAGCACAACGGCAGCGCCGTCGCCGTGTTCGCCAGGGACGCCATCCTCGACACCGTCAGGGAGCTGCCGGTCGTCGGCGGCAGCGGCGCGTTCCGCGGGGCCACCGGGTACGGCCTGCTCCGGACGCACACCTTCAACGCCACCTCCAACAACGCCGTGCTCCAGATCGACATGTACCTCGACGTTTAG